The window ATCTAAACACTCCATATAAGTTCGGTGGAAATTCCTGGAAAGGAATTGATTGTTCCGCTTTTACCCAAAATGTATTTAGCAATACGTTATCTATGAATATCCCACGTTCTGCAAGAGAACAATACCAGCTTGGGCAAGAAGTTGAAGACATTGCAGATTTACAATTTGGCGACCTGGTTTTTTTCAACACAAGACGAAGAGTAAAACCAGGACATGTTGGAATTTATATTGGAGAAAATTTATTTGCCCACGCCAGTAGAAAACGTGGTGTAACGGTGTCATCACTTGATGAGGATTATTATTCAAGAAAATATATGGGCGCAAAAAGGATGGAAGGATTACCACTCAATTAAATTCTAAAAGAAATCCCAAATGGAAAATATTCTTTAAACAAAAATTCAATCCCTCCAAATTATTTTTTTATATATTCTTAAAGATGGATTAACTAATGGCTCGTTTCAAACTTTTCATTGAATATGAAGGCACGCGCTACAGTGGGTGGCAAATGCAGAAGAACAGCAGAACTATTCAGGGAACGTTATTAACCGCCGCTGAAGAAATTTTCAAGAGTGAGCAGATTGATGTTCAAGGTTCTGGAAGAACAGACAGCGGAGTTCATGCTTTGTGTCAGGTTGCTCATCTTGATGTTAAGACAATGCTTGCCCCGGAAATTATCCGGATGAAGTTTAATGACATTCTACCGCACGATATAAATATTCTTGAAATAGAAAAAGCCTCAAGCAGTTTTCATTCCCGTCACGATGCTGTTAGCAGAAGTTATCTCTATCAAATATCCAAACGGCGGACTGCCTTTGGGAAAAATTATGTTTGGTGGATTAAAGACAAATTGAATTTCCAATCGATGGCGGAAGCCTCCAAATTATTTTCTGGAATGCTCAACTTCGCTTCATTTGCAGATGATGATAAAACTGAAAAATCAACCAAGGTTTTAATTGAAGATATTCAGTTGAAAGAAACAGGTGAGCTGATTCTTATCAGGATTGTTGGTTCTCATTTTCTTTGGAAGATGGTTAGAAGAATTATTGGTGTTCTGGTTGAAATCGGTAGAAAAAAACTTACCATAGCTGATATTGAATTTTTCCTTAATAACATTTCAAATGCTCCCGCAAAATTTACTGCCCCACCTTCAGGATTATTTTTAGAACAAGTTCTTTACAAGGGGGATAAACTGAATAAGGAACTTGAACCGACGATTTTCTTATCGGCTTCTAATAATTTTATCAGGAAAAATTAAGTGCTTGGTACAATCTTTCATTATGATGGAAGCGATTTCTTAGTTAAGAAATTTCTTGGGAAAGGAAAGTCCGGTTTTTCCTATTTAATTGAAAATGAAAATGCCAGGTACGTTTTGAAAATGATTCACGATGAGGATTGTCCTTACTATAGATTCTCAGACAAAATGAATAGTGAAATTGAAGCCTATGATAGATTGCGGCATCTTAATATTCCAATGCCAGTGTTAGTTTTCTTTGATACTAAGAGAAAATTTATAATAAAAGAATTTATTGATGGTTTGACAGGGACTGAAGCAATTGCAAAAGGATTAATTACAGATTCTATTTTTCTACAACTTTTTAAAACTTACCAGCGTCTTAAAAAGTATGAACTTAACATTGATTACTTCCCTTCTAATTTTGTAATTGAAAATGAAAAGCTGTATTACATAGATTATGAGATCAATCCGTACTTGGCAGAATGGGATTTGATAAACTGGGGTATTTATTATTGGGTTAATGAACCTGGAATGAAAAAATTTATTGAAACAGGTGATGCTTCATTTATAAATGAATTTATCGATAAAGGAATACCTTACAAAAAATTATTTCAGGAAAAAGTTGATGATCTTATTGAAAAATTTCAATAAGGATTAATCTTTCAACTCTCTTTTTTCAAGCAAATATTTCACATTTCGTTTTCTTAATTCATCAAGAATAAAACTAAAGCATTTCTTATCCTTTCCAATATATTCCGGCGGAATTATTCCTTTTACTCGGAATTTATTTTCCAGGATTAATCTTGCTGCTGCAGTGCAGGTATAACCTGTTGTTCTTGCCATAGAAGTTGTGTTTGTTGATTTATCAAATCTATCGAATAGATTGTATATATAAGTTACATCCTTCTTCTTTTCTTTTCCCTTGATGATTATTTTCATAGCAGTAAATTCGTCTTCTCCTTCCTCAAGCTGCCATAATGGAAATAAAAGTTTTGAGGTTAATTCTATAGGTTTGACTTTTACACTTCCAGCGCTAACGGGGTCCTGACTAAAGAATCCTGATTCGCTAAAGACTTTCATCAGATCAATATGCCCCGGATACCTAAGAGTTTTTTCTTTCATGTTTTTGATGTTCTTCATTTTTAACAGGGTCCTCAAACCATCAGTATTAAATGCTTCCAGCGTTCCAACTTCATCAAACTCAATCAATTCATTATCAGACATTGCTGGTTTAGTTATTAGTTTTCCATTCTCAATTAATCTTGCAGGACGAGTATAAATTTCGATTACGTCTGCAGGTGAAAAGGGAGCTTTATATTGAAATGGCATTGTCCGCTTAAATGGCAAACCGCCTACGTAACAAGCAAAGTCTTCAACTTCCATCCGATTATTATGATAGCCCAGAATTATATTCATCATTCCGGGCGCTACACCGCAATCGATAATGGCAGTTACACCATTTTCTTTGGCAAGCTTATTCAATTCAAATGGATCTTCATCAAAAAAAGATATGTCCACAACATTTTTACCGGCTTTAATAATTGTTTGAAGAGTTTTATATCCCATAAATCCGGGAACAGCTCCTACTACCAGATCAAAATCTCGTATAATTTTTTTTAACAGTAGAGAATTTCCAATATCAATACTATCTACTGAAAGATTTTTATGCTTCTTAAAACTTTCCAATTTTTGCATATCGATATCAATAGCTTTAACAAAATAATCGGAAAGTAAATCTTCTGCGATTGCTTTACCAACCATTCCTGCGCCAAGTACGATTACTTTTTTCATTTTATACCTAATAATTTTTAATGGAATGAGGAATAATTATATTTGAATCAAGAATTACAAATCATGGCTTAACAATGAAAAAGAACTTTATCCAATTACCCATTTTATTTTTTATCATGTTTTCAATTCAATTGTTCTCTCAATCTAAAGATACAATTATAGTCCATCAAATTCTTCCGGGTATCATTCACAAAAAAATTATAAGTGTTAAAGATACAATCCGCGTAAATGTTCTTGAGGTTGATTTGAGTCGGGGAGAGTATTACATCCGGTCAGCTTCAGCAAAAAATAATATTAAAGGAAAGGCAACCACAAGCAATGTTGTAAATTCATTTATTGATTCTTCATTTCAGGTTGTTGCTGCAATCAACGGGGATTTTTGGGAAGATGATGGTGAAGTAGTTAACAATATGATTTGTGAGGGAGATTTTGTTAAAGCAACTAAGTTTACAGATTCACCATTTAATGATTTTGTTAACTCTCAATTTGCAATAACTTTTAACAATAAACCGATGATAGAGCAATTCGTTTTTTCCGGAGACGTAATTTTTAAAAACGGGTTAATAGAAAAGATAAACCGGATAAATTCTAAAGCTGATAGCAATTCTTTTACATTGTATAATCATTACCAGGGGAAATCCACCCCAAAAGCTCCGGGTAATTGGAAGATAAATGAATTAGAGTTGAATCCGTTTTTGAAAAGTGGAGATACAATAT of the Ignavibacteriales bacterium genome contains:
- the truA gene encoding tRNA pseudouridine(38-40) synthase TruA, with the protein product MARFKLFIEYEGTRYSGWQMQKNSRTIQGTLLTAAEEIFKSEQIDVQGSGRTDSGVHALCQVAHLDVKTMLAPEIIRMKFNDILPHDINILEIEKASSSFHSRHDAVSRSYLYQISKRRTAFGKNYVWWIKDKLNFQSMAEASKLFSGMLNFASFADDDKTEKSTKVLIEDIQLKETGELILIRIVGSHFLWKMVRRIIGVLVEIGRKKLTIADIEFFLNNISNAPAKFTAPPSGLFLEQVLYKGDKLNKELEPTIFLSASNNFIRKN
- a CDS encoding saccharopine dehydrogenase NADP-binding domain-containing protein produces the protein MKKVIVLGAGMVGKAIAEDLLSDYFVKAIDIDMQKLESFKKHKNLSVDSIDIGNSLLLKKIIRDFDLVVGAVPGFMGYKTLQTIIKAGKNVVDISFFDEDPFELNKLAKENGVTAIIDCGVAPGMMNIILGYHNNRMEVEDFACYVGGLPFKRTMPFQYKAPFSPADVIEIYTRPARLIENGKLITKPAMSDNELIEFDEVGTLEAFNTDGLRTLLKMKNIKNMKEKTLRYPGHIDLMKVFSESGFFSQDPVSAGSVKVKPIELTSKLLFPLWQLEEGEDEFTAMKIIIKGKEKKKDVTYIYNLFDRFDKSTNTTSMARTTGYTCTAAARLILENKFRVKGIIPPEYIGKDKKCFSFILDELRKRNVKYLLEKRELKD
- a CDS encoding phosphodiester glycosidase family protein, with product MKKNFIQLPILFFIMFSIQLFSQSKDTIIVHQILPGIIHKKIISVKDTIRVNVLEVDLSRGEYYIRSASAKNNIKGKATTSNVVNSFIDSSFQVVAAINGDFWEDDGEVVNNMICEGDFVKATKFTDSPFNDFVNSQFAITFNNKPMIEQFVFSGDVIFKNGLIEKINRINSKADSNSFTLYNHYQGKSTPKAPGNWKINELELNPFLKSGDTIFCKLGTYSLEGENKIENGKFILSANNRYTKYFKKLVGPGDIIKLVLHLNPNRVNVRSLVGGWPRLVCDGKNISSKADSLEGVFPRFSKTKHPRTGIGFSKDSTKLFLIAVDGRQESSSGMSLNQFANLMISQGVYQGLNFDGGGSTTMVIGGEVVNKPSDITGERPVGNCLLVVKRKAK